The Cervus canadensis isolate Bull #8, Minnesota chromosome X, ASM1932006v1, whole genome shotgun sequence genome contains a region encoding:
- the LOC122435706 gene encoding olfactory receptor 1019-like produces MEAGNASQFSEFFFVGLTSDPQLRPILFALFFLIYTVTVVGNLGIFAFIVACSRLHTPMYFFLSNLSFLDFCYSSVTVPKMLMEFFSGCQTISFSGCVIQTACFVIFAVTEFFLLASMAYDRYVAICRPLLYHIIMSPRLCLQLVMASYAVGLTNTVLLTSSTFHLSFCKSHVITHYFCDIPPLLKLSCSDTQVPQLLLFACGGFNVSVSLTVVLVSYTRVFMAIIRIPSAQGKHKTFSTCTSHLTAVSLYYGTTVFIYLRPTSEYLLGRGRLVSVFYTVVIPMLNPMIYSLRNKDVKETLENILKKTSQFFSHPIPRFP; encoded by the coding sequence ATGGAAGCAGGCAACGCCAGTCAGTTCAGTGAATTCTTCTTCGTGGGCCTCACCAGTGACCCGCAGCTTCGGCCCATCCTCTTTGCCCTCTTCTTCCTCATCTACACAGTCACAGTGGTTGGAAACCTGGGCATCTTCGCTTTCATTGTGGCGTGCTCCCGACTCCACActcccatgtatttcttcctcagCAACCTGTCCTTTCTTGACTTCTGTTATTCTTCAGTCACAGTCCCCAAAATGTTGATGGAGTTTTTCTCTGGTTGCcaaaccatctccttctctggtTGTGTGATCCAGACAGCTTGCTTCGTGATCTTTGCTGTCACTGAGTTCTTCCTCTTGGCctccatggcctatgaccgctatgtagCCATCTGCCGCCCTCTACTCTACCACATAATCATGTCTCCAAGGCTCTGTTTGCAGTTGGTGATGGCCAGCTATGCAGTGGGCCTGACAAATACAGTGCTCCTCACTAGTTCAACCTTTCATCTCAGCTTCTGTAAATCTCATGTCATCACTCATTACTTCTGTGATATCCCTCCCCTTTTAAAACTCTCCTGCTCTGACACACAGGTCCCTCAGCTTCTCCTCTTTGCCTGTGGTGGTTTTAATGTGTCAGTGTCCCTCACAGTCGTCCTGGTGTCCTACACTCGTGTCTTTATGGCTATCATCAGAATCCCCTCAGCCCAGGGCAAACACAAGACCTTCTCCACTTGTACATCCCACCTGACTGCTGTCAGCCTGTACTATGGAACCACTGTGTTCATTTACTTGCGCCCAACCTCTGAGTACTTACTAGGCAGGGGCAGGCTGGTCTCTGTATTCTACACAGTGGTCATCCCCATGCTTAACCCCATGATCTATAGTCTGAGGAACAAAGATGTGAAGGAAACACTTGAGAACATTCTCAAGAAGACCTCACAATTCTTCTCGCACCCCATACCCAGATTTCCATGA